Proteins encoded within one genomic window of Empedobacter falsenii:
- a CDS encoding helix-turn-helix domain-containing protein — protein MNRIFKKHLGKSPSEYRKVYRFRNSLLNKKESKNLTELSSNDYYDQSHFMKDFKSITKLKPNQFFKEVDLEKDTLLKFFD, from the coding sequence TTGAATCGAATTTTCAAGAAACATTTAGGAAAATCTCCTTCTGAATATAGAAAAGTATATCGATTCAGAAATTCTTTACTCAATAAAAAAGAAAGTAAAAATTTAACTGAATTGTCATCAAATGATTATTACGATCAATCACATTTTATGAAAGATTTCAAATCAATCACAAAACTAAAACCAAATCAATTTTTTAAGGAAGTTGATTTAGAAAAGGACACACTTTTGAAATTTTTTGATTAG